A region of Pseudomonas marginalis DNA encodes the following proteins:
- a CDS encoding efflux transporter outer membrane subunit — translation MTRFLFPLVAAVVLSGCINLAPHYQQPEAPVPGEWQADVQGEVPADIQWQQFFTDRRLAHLQTLALANNRDLRLASLNIEKAQAQYRIQRAAAFPTLDASVNGTHSRTPGSLSSSGTAVTSHDYSAQLGLSSYEVDVFGRVQNLQDEALEDYLALTETRRSTQISLVAEVATAWLTLAADNEHLQLAEETLASQQSTYELTQRSHTLGGSTALAVAQAQTTVESARVDVAEYQSQILQDRNALRLLVGSDIPDALLPDAHLRSAAALVQVPAELPSSLLQRRPDVLAAEHSLKSANIDIGAARAAFFPSISLTANAGSASASLSSLFKAGSGAWTFAPSISVPIFDAGSNRATLDAAKVEKEIQVQTYQQTLQTAFKEVADALAVRSTLDQRLTAQQALTEASQKSYDLSDALYRAGSQSYLEALDSQRSLYSAQQDLITLRLAEQSNRVSLYKVMGGGWQ, via the coding sequence ATGACCCGCTTTCTCTTCCCGTTAGTGGCCGCAGTGGTCTTGAGTGGCTGCATCAACCTGGCGCCACACTACCAGCAACCCGAGGCACCGGTGCCTGGCGAATGGCAAGCGGATGTGCAGGGTGAGGTGCCGGCCGACATCCAGTGGCAGCAGTTCTTTACCGACCGCCGCCTGGCACACCTGCAAACCCTGGCCCTGGCCAATAACCGCGACCTGCGCCTGGCCAGCCTGAATATCGAGAAGGCCCAGGCGCAATACCGCATCCAGCGCGCAGCGGCGTTCCCGACCCTCGACGCCAGCGTCAACGGTACCCACAGCCGCACGCCGGGCTCGCTGTCCAGCAGCGGCACGGCCGTGACCAGCCACGACTACAGCGCGCAATTGGGCCTGAGCAGCTATGAGGTCGACGTGTTCGGCCGCGTGCAGAACCTGCAGGACGAAGCGCTGGAAGACTACCTGGCGCTGACCGAAACCCGGCGCAGCACGCAAATCAGCCTGGTGGCCGAAGTGGCCACCGCCTGGCTGACCCTGGCCGCCGACAACGAGCACCTGCAACTGGCCGAAGAGACCCTGGCCAGCCAGCAATCCACCTACGAACTGACCCAGCGCAGCCACACCCTGGGTGGCTCCACGGCGTTGGCCGTGGCCCAGGCGCAAACCACCGTCGAATCGGCGCGGGTCGATGTGGCCGAGTATCAGAGCCAGATCCTCCAGGACCGCAACGCCCTGCGCCTGCTGGTCGGCAGCGACATCCCCGACGCCTTGCTGCCCGACGCCCACCTGCGATCGGCAGCGGCGTTGGTGCAAGTGCCGGCCGAGCTGCCGTCGAGCCTGTTGCAGCGGCGCCCCGACGTACTGGCGGCGGAGCACAGCCTCAAGTCCGCGAACATCGACATTGGCGCGGCCCGCGCGGCGTTTTTCCCCAGCATCAGCCTCACCGCGAATGCGGGCTCCGCCAGTGCGTCACTGTCCAGCCTGTTCAAGGCCGGCAGCGGCGCGTGGACCTTCGCCCCGAGCATCAGCGTGCCGATCTTCGATGCCGGCAGCAACCGCGCGACCCTGGATGCGGCCAAGGTCGAGAAAGAGATCCAGGTGCAGACCTACCAGCAAACCCTGCAAACCGCATTCAAGGAAGTCGCCGACGCCCTGGCCGTGCGCAGCACCCTGGACCAGCGCCTCACCGCCCAGCAAGCGCTGACCGAGGCGAGCCAGAAGAGCTACGACCTGTCCGACGCGCTCTACCGCGCCGGCTCGCAAAGCTACCTCGAAGCCCTGGATTCCCAACGCTCGCTGTACAGCGCCCAACAGGACCTGATCACCCTGCGCCTGGCGGAGCAGAGTAATCGGGTGAGTTTGTATAAGGTGATGGGGGGCGGGTGGCAGTAG